A DNA window from Hordeum vulgare subsp. vulgare chromosome 1H, MorexV3_pseudomolecules_assembly, whole genome shotgun sequence contains the following coding sequences:
- the LOC123427475 gene encoding thioredoxin-like 2, chloroplastic, with protein sequence MAEALLHHLPRRFGASTSASSSPSSHGVLSPAPRADPRVTRLAAAAPPGRPRRLMAHAAVRSETGEQPKWWEKNAGANMFDIHSTQEFLDALRDAGDRLVIVEFYGTWCGSCRALFPRLCRTATDNPNIVFLKVNFDENKPMCKRLNVKVLPFFHFYRGADGQLEAFSCSLAKFQKLKDAIAVHNTDRCSIGPPVGVGDVLDSSSSQEKPAEAAS encoded by the exons ATGGCCgaggccctcctccaccacctcccccGCCGCTTCGGCGCTTCCACCTCcgcctcgtcgtcgccgtcctcCCACGGGGTCCTCTCACCCGCCCCGCGCGCCGACCCGCGGGTCACGCGCTTGGCGGCTGCCGCCCCGCCTGGGCGGCCACGCCGGCTCATG GCCCATGCCGCAGTACGTTCAGAGACTGGTGAACAGCCAAAATGGTGGGAAAAGAATGCTGGTGCAAATATGTTTGACATACACTCCACACAGGAGTTTTTGGATGCACTAAGGGATGCAGGCGACAGGCTTGTTATTGTAGAGTTTTATGGAACTTGGTGTGGTTCTTGCCGGGCACTCTTCCCAAGG CTTTGCAGGACAGCCACGGATAATCCTAATATCGTGTTCCTAAAGGTAAATTTCGATGAAAACAAACCTATGTGCAAACGACTGAATGTGAAGGTCCTCCCTTTCTTCCATTTTTATCGTGGAGCCGATGGGCAACTGGAGGCGTTCTCATGTTCCTTAGCTAAG TTCCAGAAGCTGAAGGATGCCATTGCCGTCCACAACACCGATCGCTGCAGCATTGGTCCACCTGTCGGAGTTGGGGATGTGCTTGATAGCTCGAGCTCCCAGGAGAAACCTGCAGAAGCTGCAAGCTAG